From Thiohalophilus sp., a single genomic window includes:
- the thiE gene encoding thiamine phosphate synthase: MHDTRLRGLYAVTDGRLTGQPLFDAVRAALAGGVQLVQYRDKSGETPRRQDEAARLVELCHAQGALLLINDDTELALAVGADGVHLGQTDTPLASARARLGPQRIIGVSCNNRLEWARAAQQAGADYVAFGRFFPSSTKPDAPQAGLALLEQARQQLDLPIAAIGGITPDNAPQLHAAGADMLAVVNALFGQDDIETAARQLSRCFD; the protein is encoded by the coding sequence ATGCACGATACCCGCCTGCGGGGGCTGTATGCCGTTACCGACGGTCGACTCACCGGCCAGCCGCTGTTCGATGCCGTGCGCGCCGCGCTCGCCGGTGGCGTGCAGCTGGTGCAATACCGCGACAAGAGCGGCGAAACACCTCGCCGTCAGGACGAGGCGGCCCGCCTGGTCGAGCTGTGTCACGCACAGGGGGCGCTGCTTCTGATTAACGACGACACCGAGCTGGCCCTGGCGGTGGGCGCCGACGGGGTCCATCTGGGACAAACCGATACCCCGCTGGCCTCCGCCCGCGCCCGACTGGGGCCGCAGCGGATTATCGGCGTCTCCTGCAACAACCGCCTCGAGTGGGCCCGGGCGGCACAACAGGCCGGGGCCGACTACGTTGCCTTCGGCCGCTTCTTTCCCTCCAGCACCAAACCCGACGCCCCGCAGGCCGGGCTGGCGCTGCTCGAACAGGCCCGCCAGCAGCTCGATCTGCCGATTGCCGCCATCGGCGGCATTACCCCCGACAACGCCCCGCAACTGCACGCGGCCGGCGCCGACATGCTGGCCGTGGTCAACGCCCTGTTCGGCCAAGACGACATCGAAACCGCTGCCCGCCAGCTAAGCCGCTGCTTCGACTGA
- a CDS encoding hydroxymethylpyrimidine/phosphomethylpyrimidine kinase, with protein sequence MSESPIPVVMCFSGLDPTGGAGIQADIETLASMGGHAAPIITALTVQDTVNASRFDAVDPMLLIEQARSVLEDMPIAAFKLGMLGSVEVIEAIHSILMDYPDIPLVLDPVLVAGGGGPLADEAIVAAMKNLLMPQATVLTPNSEEARRLAPEADTLDACGQELLDLGPEYVLITGGHEPGPHIDNRLYANHRQLETFSWDRLPHHYHGSGCTLSSGIAGLLAQGLDPFAAIHEAQEFTWHALQQGFRPGMGQHVPNRLFWARGDEE encoded by the coding sequence TGTGCTTTTCCGGGCTGGATCCTACCGGTGGTGCCGGTATCCAGGCCGATATCGAGACCCTCGCCAGCATGGGTGGCCATGCGGCGCCGATCATCACGGCACTGACCGTGCAGGATACAGTCAACGCCAGCCGCTTCGATGCAGTGGACCCGATGCTGTTGATCGAGCAGGCCCGCAGTGTACTCGAGGATATGCCGATCGCCGCCTTCAAGCTCGGCATGCTGGGCAGCGTGGAAGTTATCGAGGCGATTCATTCTATCCTGATGGACTATCCGGATATTCCGCTGGTGCTGGATCCGGTACTGGTTGCCGGCGGTGGAGGGCCCCTGGCCGACGAGGCGATTGTGGCCGCCATGAAGAATTTGCTCATGCCACAGGCCACGGTCCTCACGCCGAACAGTGAGGAAGCACGGCGGCTGGCGCCCGAGGCGGACACCCTGGACGCCTGCGGTCAGGAGCTGCTGGATCTGGGCCCTGAATATGTGCTGATCACCGGCGGCCACGAACCGGGACCGCACATCGACAACCGGTTGTATGCCAATCATCGCCAGCTGGAGACCTTCAGCTGGGATCGCCTGCCGCACCACTACCACGGCTCGGGCTGCACTCTGTCCTCGGGCATCGCCGGGCTGCTCGCCCAGGGGCTGGACCCCTTCGCGGCGATCCACGAGGCCCAGGAGTTCACCTGGCACGCCCTGCAGCAGGGCTTTCGCCCTGGCATGGGCCAGCATGTGCCCAACCGGCTGTTCTGGGCCCGGGGCGACGAAGAATAA